A single genomic interval of Bradyrhizobium sp. AZCC 1693 harbors:
- a CDS encoding flavin monoamine oxidase family protein — protein sequence MSLPSSVDVAIIGAGAAGLGAANALKNSGLSVLVLEARDRVGGRAHTIMASPDVTFDVGCGWLHSADQNSFVKIAEQLNFEINRSLPPWRDRAYGKAFPQDDRDDFIRALTAFYDRAEQAADEAERSGRDGAASLCLEPGNRWNPMIDAISTYINGCELDSVSLLDMDAYEDTDLNWRIRRGYGALIAAYGAACPLAFNCVVTLIDHSAKRVRIETSQGTLTADKVIVTVPTNLIADEAIRFHPPLPAKVDAARGLPLGLADKVTLALDEPEALPTEGNLRAATMRTAMGTYHIRPFGQPCIEGFFGGRFAQSLEGAGEGALAAESINEIASILGNDFRRKLKPLAESRWAHDPFARGSYSHALPGHAGDRAVLAASVDGRLFFAGEATSPEFFTTAHGARDSGERAAGEVLAASNSR from the coding sequence ATGTCCCTGCCCTCGTCAGTCGATGTCGCCATCATCGGCGCCGGCGCCGCCGGCCTCGGCGCCGCCAATGCGTTAAAGAATTCCGGCCTCTCCGTCCTCGTGCTGGAAGCGCGCGACCGCGTCGGCGGCCGGGCCCACACCATCATGGCTTCGCCCGACGTCACCTTCGACGTCGGCTGCGGCTGGCTGCATTCGGCCGACCAGAACTCCTTCGTCAAAATCGCCGAGCAACTGAATTTCGAAATCAACAGGTCGCTGCCGCCCTGGCGCGACCGCGCCTACGGCAAGGCGTTCCCGCAAGACGACCGCGACGACTTTATCCGCGCGCTCACCGCGTTCTACGATCGTGCCGAGCAAGCCGCTGATGAGGCCGAACGAAGTGGCCGCGACGGCGCCGCTAGCCTTTGTCTCGAGCCCGGCAACCGCTGGAACCCGATGATCGATGCCATCTCGACCTACATCAATGGCTGCGAGCTCGATTCCGTCTCCCTTCTCGACATGGACGCCTATGAGGATACCGACCTCAACTGGCGCATCCGCCGCGGCTATGGTGCGCTGATTGCCGCCTACGGCGCGGCATGTCCGCTCGCGTTCAATTGCGTGGTGACGCTGATCGATCATTCGGCAAAGCGCGTCCGCATCGAGACCTCGCAAGGCACGCTGACGGCCGACAAGGTCATCGTTACCGTGCCGACCAATTTGATCGCCGACGAGGCGATCCGCTTTCACCCGCCGTTGCCGGCAAAAGTCGACGCCGCGCGCGGCCTGCCGCTCGGCCTCGCCGACAAGGTGACGCTGGCGCTGGACGAGCCGGAGGCGCTGCCGACAGAGGGCAATCTGCGCGCCGCCACCATGCGCACCGCAATGGGCACCTATCACATCCGCCCATTCGGCCAGCCCTGCATCGAAGGTTTTTTCGGCGGCCGTTTTGCGCAATCGCTGGAAGGCGCCGGCGAAGGCGCGCTCGCCGCGGAGAGCATCAACGAGATCGCCTCGATCCTCGGCAACGATTTTCGCCGCAAGCTAAAGCCGCTCGCGGAATCGCGCTGGGCCCATGACCCCTTCGCGCGCGGTTCGTATTCGCACGCGCTGCCGGGCCATGCCGGGGATCGGGCAGTGCTGGCAGCGTCGGTCGACGGCCGGCTGTTCTTTGCGGGAGAAGCGACGTCGCCGGAATTTTTCACGACCGCGCATGGAGCAAGGGACAGCGGAGAGAGGGCGGCCGGGGAAGTATTGGCTGCGAGCAACTCAAGATAG
- a CDS encoding alkaline phosphatase D family protein, whose protein sequence is MTFKISRNGRRGLSRRRLLSAAGAGAISALAMPYLSRAADRPVVTSGLQSGDVGADGGVVWARADRPSQMLVEVATSESFANARMLPPIAALPETDFTAKMLLENLPAGQQIFYRVRFRDLAHIGIESEAVVGRFRTAPADRRDVSFVWGGDVAGQGWGINPDDDGMFTFATMRKHRPDFLLHSGDTVYADGPIKDEVTLADGNIWKNVTTPEKSKVAETLDEFRAAHKYNFMDEHLRAFNAEVPVLVQWDDHEVTNNWSLSKELPASYKERNITLLAARAARAFHEMYPMRESIVEPGRVYRVLNYGPHLDVFMLDERSYRGANGPNQETVYGPGSFFLGPAQLAWLKRALLNSRATWKVIASDMPLSIIVYDDAPNKKGSEAVAQGDGPPRGRELEIADLLRFIKTSGVVNTVWLTADVHYAAAHYYNPDKAQFGEFDPFWEFVAGPLHAGTFGPNDLDNTFGPEVKFIKAPGPGNQNLPPSAGMQFFGHVRIDGATGQITITLRDRADVALWSTTLDPKPV, encoded by the coding sequence ATGACGTTCAAGATTTCCCGCAATGGTCGCCGCGGACTTTCCCGGCGGCGCCTTCTCTCCGCTGCAGGTGCCGGTGCCATCAGCGCGCTTGCCATGCCTTATCTCAGCCGCGCCGCCGACCGGCCGGTTGTTACCTCCGGCCTGCAATCCGGTGACGTCGGCGCCGATGGCGGCGTGGTGTGGGCGCGCGCCGACCGTCCCTCGCAAATGCTGGTCGAAGTCGCCACCTCGGAGTCCTTTGCCAACGCACGGATGCTGCCGCCGATCGCAGCCCTGCCGGAAACCGACTTCACCGCGAAAATGCTGCTGGAGAACCTGCCTGCGGGACAGCAGATCTTCTACCGTGTCCGCTTTCGCGACCTCGCGCATATCGGCATCGAAAGCGAAGCGGTAGTCGGACGGTTCCGCACCGCGCCGGCCGATCGCCGCGACGTCAGCTTCGTCTGGGGCGGCGACGTTGCCGGACAGGGCTGGGGCATCAACCCCGACGACGACGGCATGTTCACCTTCGCCACCATGCGCAAGCATCGCCCGGATTTCCTGCTGCATTCCGGCGACACCGTCTATGCCGACGGACCGATCAAGGACGAAGTCACTCTTGCCGACGGCAATATCTGGAAGAATGTGACGACCCCGGAGAAGTCAAAGGTCGCCGAAACGCTCGACGAATTCCGCGCCGCGCACAAGTACAATTTCATGGACGAGCATCTGCGCGCGTTCAACGCCGAAGTGCCGGTCTTGGTGCAGTGGGACGACCACGAAGTCACCAACAACTGGTCGCTGTCGAAGGAATTGCCGGCGTCCTACAAGGAACGCAACATCACCCTGCTCGCCGCCCGCGCGGCGCGCGCGTTCCACGAAATGTATCCGATGCGCGAGAGCATCGTGGAGCCCGGCCGGGTCTATCGCGTGCTCAATTACGGGCCGCATCTTGATGTGTTCATGCTGGACGAGCGCAGCTATCGCGGCGCCAACGGTCCGAACCAGGAGACGGTCTATGGGCCGGGAAGCTTCTTTCTCGGGCCTGCGCAACTCGCCTGGTTGAAGCGCGCGCTCCTCAACTCGCGCGCCACCTGGAAAGTGATCGCATCCGACATGCCGCTCAGCATCATCGTCTATGACGATGCGCCCAACAAGAAGGGCTCGGAAGCCGTTGCGCAGGGCGATGGGCCGCCGCGCGGCCGTGAACTGGAGATCGCCGACCTCTTGCGCTTCATCAAGACATCAGGCGTCGTCAACACCGTGTGGCTGACGGCGGATGTGCACTACGCGGCTGCGCACTACTACAATCCCGACAAGGCGCAGTTTGGGGAATTCGACCCGTTCTGGGAATTCGTCGCAGGTCCCCTGCACGCCGGCACGTTCGGACCGAACGACCTCGACAATACCTTCGGACCGGAAGTGAAGTTCATCAAGGCGCCGGGGCCCGGCAATCAAAACCTGCCGCCATCGGCCGGCATGCAGTTCTTCGGTCACGTCAGGATCGACGGCGCCACCGGACAAATAACGATCACCCTCCGCGACCGCGCCGACGTGGCGCTGTGGTCGACGACGCTCGATCCGAAGCCAGTGTAG
- a CDS encoding thiol-disulfide oxidoreductase DCC family protein: MTNWPDDDVILYDGVCVFCSRWIRFVATRDVERKFRFTAIQSPYGTRLAQAFGIDPNDPDTNAVIHGGVAYFKSDAALTVLSALPGWGWVRMLFAVPKPLRDAVYSLIARNRYRIFGKYNECFVPDADMRARVME; encoded by the coding sequence GTGACTAATTGGCCCGACGATGACGTGATCCTCTATGACGGCGTCTGCGTCTTCTGCTCGCGCTGGATCCGCTTCGTCGCGACACGCGATGTCGAGCGAAAATTCCGCTTCACCGCGATCCAGTCGCCCTACGGCACGCGGCTGGCGCAGGCTTTTGGTATCGATCCCAATGATCCCGATACCAATGCTGTCATTCACGGCGGCGTCGCGTATTTCAAATCGGATGCGGCGCTGACGGTACTGAGTGCGCTGCCGGGATGGGGCTGGGTGCGAATGCTGTTCGCCGTGCCGAAGCCGCTGCGTGACGCCGTCTACAGCCTAATTGCGCGAAACCGCTATCGAATTTTCGGGAAGTATAACGAGTGCTTCGTGCCGGACGCGGACATGCGGGCGCGGGTGATGGAGTAG
- a CDS encoding SDR family oxidoreductase — MNADIRKILVLGASGLIGGFVTSDLRARGFRVVGVARKLPASQNGGALDLELPIMSMQAAQLARLLRDHHIDVVVNCLGVLQDGPGSDTAAVHRDFVVRLLQAIRDGDRAIRLVHISIPGTSETDRTAFSTTKREAERLIAESGVAFAILRPGFVVALAAYGGSAMVRSLAAFPLDLPAAERAAPFQPVAMEDIAATIAWLAARDPGEANAVTWDLMQEQPVTLGDVIDQFREVFGTGRWWRIVMPSFLLDLGARFGDLANRFGWMPPMRTTAIAELRRGVSGDPADWMAATGIVPKRIEQTAGKRRATIQDKWFARLFPIKALMIASLVVFWVVSGFIALVISYDAAAGILSSHGFPPALVAPITIGTSLMDMGIGVLIAFRRTAAFGLIAGIVASLGYMIGAAILTPDLWIEPLGALVKTCPAIVLMIVALLTLDNR; from the coding sequence ATGAACGCCGACATCCGAAAAATCCTCGTGCTCGGCGCCTCCGGCCTGATCGGCGGCTTCGTGACCAGCGATCTGCGCGCCCGGGGATTTCGCGTGGTGGGCGTCGCCCGCAAATTGCCCGCGTCGCAGAACGGCGGCGCGCTTGATCTCGAACTGCCTATCATGTCGATGCAAGCGGCCCAGCTGGCGCGGTTGCTGCGCGACCACCACATCGATGTCGTCGTCAATTGCCTCGGCGTGCTGCAGGACGGCCCCGGCAGCGACACCGCCGCCGTGCATCGCGATTTCGTCGTGCGGTTGTTGCAGGCGATCCGCGACGGCGACCGTGCGATCCGGCTGGTGCATATCTCGATTCCGGGCACGAGCGAGACCGACCGAACCGCCTTCAGCACCACCAAACGCGAGGCCGAGCGCCTGATCGCGGAATCCGGCGTCGCGTTCGCGATCCTGCGGCCGGGCTTCGTGGTGGCGCTTGCGGCTTATGGCGGCAGCGCCATGGTGCGCTCGCTGGCGGCGTTTCCGCTCGATCTGCCGGCCGCCGAGCGGGCTGCGCCGTTCCAGCCGGTCGCCATGGAGGACATTGCCGCGACCATCGCCTGGCTTGCGGCGCGTGATCCCGGCGAGGCGAACGCCGTGACATGGGACCTGATGCAGGAGCAGCCGGTCACGCTCGGTGACGTGATCGATCAATTCCGCGAAGTGTTCGGCACCGGCAGATGGTGGCGCATCGTCATGCCCTCGTTCCTGCTCGATCTCGGCGCAAGATTCGGCGATCTCGCGAACCGGTTCGGCTGGATGCCGCCGATGCGAACCACCGCGATCGCGGAGCTGCGCCGCGGCGTCAGCGGCGACCCCGCCGACTGGATGGCCGCGACCGGCATCGTACCGAAGCGCATCGAACAGACGGCCGGAAAACGCCGGGCGACCATTCAGGACAAATGGTTTGCCCGGCTGTTCCCGATCAAGGCGTTGATGATCGCAAGCCTCGTTGTGTTCTGGGTGGTATCAGGCTTTATTGCGCTGGTGATTTCCTATGACGCAGCGGCCGGGATCCTGAGCAGCCACGGCTTCCCGCCGGCGCTGGTTGCCCCCATCACCATCGGCACCAGCCTGATGGATATGGGCATCGGCGTGCTGATCGCGTTCCGCCGCACCGCGGCATTTGGTCTGATCGCGGGCATCGTTGCCTCGCTCGGCTATATGATCGGCGCGGCGATCCTGACGCCGGACCTCTGGATCGAGCCGCTCGGCGCGCTGGTGAAGACCTGCCCCGCCATCGTACTGATGATCGTGGCGTTGCTGACCCTGGACAACCGATGA
- the typA gene encoding translational GTPase TypA, which yields MNLRNVAIIAHVDHGKTTLVDRLLQQSGTYRENQKVTERAMDSNDLERERGITILAKAASVQWKDTRINIVDTPGHADFGGEVERILNMVDGALVLVDAAEGPLPQTKFVVSKALKVGLKPIVVINKVDRPDARPTEVINEVFDLFAALDASEEQLDFPILYGSAKQGWMADSPDGSHDAGMQPLFDLIVRHVAPPSVEEGPFRMIGTILEANPYLGRIITGRISSGSIKPNQQVKVLGADGKTIEQGRITKILAFRGIERTPLDEADAGDIVAIAGLTKGTVADTFCDPTVETPLVAQPIDPPTVSMSFIVNNSPLAGTEGDKVTSRMIRDRLLREAEGNVALRVVEASDKDSMEVSGRGELQLAILIETMRREGFELSVSRPRVVLQKDEATGQWKEPIEEVVIDVDEEHSGVVVQKMSERKAEMIEMRPSGGNRLRLVFYAPTRGLIGYQGELLTDTRGTAIMNRLFHGYANYKGDIQGRRNGVLISNDQGEAVAYAMFKLEDRGPMMIEPGWKVYKGMIVGEHTRDNDLEINVLKGKQLTNIRTTSKDEAVRLTPPIRMTLEKALAYIEDDELVEVTPKSIRLRKKFLDANDRKRAEKAKEAVA from the coding sequence ATGAACCTTCGTAACGTCGCCATCATCGCCCACGTCGACCACGGCAAGACCACCCTCGTCGACCGCCTGCTGCAGCAATCCGGCACCTATCGCGAAAACCAGAAGGTGACCGAGCGCGCGATGGACTCCAACGATCTGGAGCGCGAGCGCGGCATCACCATTCTGGCCAAGGCGGCCTCGGTGCAGTGGAAGGACACCCGCATCAACATCGTCGACACCCCAGGCCACGCCGATTTCGGCGGTGAGGTCGAGCGCATCCTCAACATGGTCGATGGCGCGCTGGTGCTGGTCGACGCCGCCGAAGGTCCGCTGCCGCAAACCAAGTTCGTGGTCTCCAAGGCGCTCAAGGTCGGGCTGAAGCCGATCGTGGTCATCAACAAGGTCGACCGCCCCGACGCGCGGCCGACCGAAGTCATCAACGAAGTGTTCGACCTGTTCGCGGCGCTCGACGCCAGCGAGGAGCAGCTCGATTTCCCGATCCTCTACGGATCGGCCAAGCAGGGCTGGATGGCCGATAGCCCGGACGGCTCCCACGACGCCGGCATGCAGCCGCTGTTCGACCTGATCGTGCGCCACGTCGCGCCGCCGAGCGTCGAGGAAGGCCCGTTCCGGATGATCGGCACCATCCTCGAAGCCAACCCCTATCTCGGCCGCATCATCACCGGCCGCATCAGTTCGGGCTCGATCAAGCCGAACCAGCAGGTGAAGGTGCTCGGCGCCGACGGCAAGACCATCGAGCAGGGGCGCATCACCAAAATCCTCGCCTTCCGCGGCATCGAGCGTACTCCGCTCGATGAGGCCGATGCCGGCGACATCGTTGCAATTGCGGGCCTCACCAAGGGCACCGTCGCCGACACCTTCTGCGACCCCACGGTCGAGACGCCGCTGGTGGCGCAGCCGATCGATCCGCCGACGGTTTCGATGTCGTTCATCGTCAACAACTCACCGCTCGCCGGCACCGAGGGCGACAAGGTGACCTCGCGCATGATCCGCGACCGCCTGCTGCGCGAGGCCGAAGGCAATGTCGCGCTGCGCGTGGTCGAGGCTTCCGACAAGGATTCGATGGAAGTGTCCGGCCGCGGCGAATTGCAGCTCGCGATCCTGATCGAGACCATGCGCCGCGAAGGTTTTGAGCTTTCGGTGTCGCGTCCGCGCGTCGTGCTGCAGAAGGACGAGGCCACCGGCCAGTGGAAGGAGCCGATCGAGGAAGTCGTGATCGACGTCGACGAGGAGCATTCCGGCGTCGTCGTGCAGAAGATGAGCGAGCGCAAGGCCGAGATGATCGAGATGCGCCCGTCCGGCGGCAACCGCCTCCGCCTGGTGTTCTACGCGCCGACCCGCGGCCTGATCGGCTATCAGGGCGAGTTGCTGACCGACACCCGCGGCACCGCGATCATGAACCGCCTGTTCCACGGCTATGCCAACTACAAGGGCGACATCCAGGGCCGCCGCAACGGCGTCTTGATCTCCAACGATCAGGGTGAAGCGGTGGCTTACGCCATGTTCAAGCTGGAAGACCGCGGCCCGATGATGATCGAGCCCGGCTGGAAGGTCTACAAGGGCATGATCGTCGGCGAGCATACCCGCGACAACGACCTCGAGATCAACGTGCTCAAGGGCAAGCAGCTCACCAACATCCGCACCACCTCCAAGGACGAGGCGGTGCGCCTGACGCCGCCGATCCGGATGACGCTGGAAAAGGCGCTGGCCTATATCGAGGACGACGAGCTGGTCGAAGTGACCCCGAAGTCGATCCGCCTGCGCAAGAAGTTCTTGGACGCCAACGACCGCAAGCGCGCGGAAAAGGCCAAGGAAGCGGTGGCCTGA
- a CDS encoding HNH endonuclease yields MAKAVFTTKVTPGYKDLPEARYHFPRTYLNQVSQAVGDHIVYYEPRRTSVELSSIGGRQCYFGVARVTAVVEDAELADHYFALISDYLDFDLPVPFAEGSEYYESALKKADGSTNKGAFGRAVRLVPDTEFDRILKAGFAPVLSESAETKAVSTPGWAEPDVPFERPIVEMTVLRPFRERSFMHNVRAAYANRCAMTGLRLINGGGRPEVQAAHIQPVASKGPDSVRNGLALSGTVHWMFDRGLISVGDDYKILVAKNHVPEEAARLLNPSGVIHLPSDGSLYPNAQYLKFHRDVVFKGAR; encoded by the coding sequence ATGGCAAAGGCAGTTTTCACAACGAAAGTGACCCCGGGCTACAAAGATTTGCCCGAAGCCCGATATCATTTCCCTCGCACGTATCTGAATCAGGTCAGCCAAGCAGTTGGCGATCACATCGTCTATTATGAGCCCCGGCGAACGAGCGTGGAGTTATCCAGCATAGGTGGACGTCAATGTTACTTCGGCGTCGCACGCGTGACGGCGGTCGTCGAGGACGCTGAGCTCGCCGATCATTACTTCGCACTTATCTCGGATTACCTTGATTTTGATCTGCCAGTACCGTTCGCTGAAGGTAGCGAATACTACGAAAGTGCTTTGAAGAAAGCCGATGGCTCGACGAACAAGGGCGCATTTGGACGAGCCGTGCGGCTTGTTCCCGACACCGAATTTGATCGGATTTTGAAAGCTGGATTCGCTCCGGTGCTCAGCGAGAGCGCCGAAACCAAAGCGGTCTCGACTCCAGGTTGGGCAGAACCAGACGTTCCTTTTGAACGGCCGATTGTTGAAATGACCGTATTGAGACCGTTCCGTGAGCGGTCCTTCATGCACAATGTGCGAGCCGCGTACGCGAATCGATGTGCCATGACGGGTCTTCGTCTGATCAATGGTGGAGGACGTCCGGAGGTCCAAGCGGCTCATATTCAGCCGGTCGCGTCGAAGGGGCCCGATTCTGTTCGCAACGGCCTAGCCCTTTCAGGTACTGTGCATTGGATGTTTGATCGCGGGCTTATCTCCGTGGGCGACGATTACAAAATTCTTGTGGCCAAGAATCACGTTCCAGAAGAGGCCGCGCGTCTCTTGAATCCGAGTGGCGTTATCCATCTGCCAAGCGATGGGTCCCTTTATCCGAACGCTCAATACCTGAAGTTTCATCGGGACGTAGTATTCAAGGGCGCGCGGTAG
- a CDS encoding DUF2269 family protein, producing the protein MTLYFLVKYLHVLGAIVILGTGAGIAFFMLMAHRSRDVAFIARTAETVVIADMLFTLTAVLLQPVSGGVLMWLSSTLWSERWLMASLGLYAVAGLFWVPVIFMQIEMRDLAHKAAEQNQKLPPRYFALFHRWFLFGIPGFGSVMAILWLMIAKPL; encoded by the coding sequence ATGACGCTGTATTTCCTCGTCAAATACCTGCACGTGCTCGGTGCGATCGTCATTCTCGGCACCGGCGCCGGTATCGCGTTCTTCATGCTGATGGCCCATCGCAGCCGGGACGTCGCCTTCATCGCGCGCACGGCCGAAACCGTCGTCATCGCCGACATGCTGTTCACGCTGACGGCGGTGCTGCTGCAGCCGGTGAGTGGCGGCGTGCTGATGTGGCTGTCCTCGACCCTGTGGAGCGAACGCTGGCTGATGGCTTCGCTCGGGCTCTATGCGGTCGCGGGGCTGTTCTGGGTGCCTGTCATCTTCATGCAGATCGAAATGCGCGATCTCGCACACAAGGCGGCTGAGCAGAACCAGAAGTTGCCGCCGCGCTATTTCGCACTTTTCCACCGCTGGTTTCTGTTCGGGATTCCCGGTTTTGGCTCTGTCATGGCTATTCTCTGGCTGATGATCGCCAAACCGCTTTAG
- a CDS encoding TAXI family TRAP transporter solute-binding subunit translates to MTDGPLLSEKPAPPSPRSAKRRLTFVTLAGVLAIVGALVAGYYFAMRPVTLRIAVGPANSDDLKVVQNLTQAFNNQRNSVVRLRPVQTDGAVASANLLGEGKADLAIIRGDLDVPKNALAVATLRKNVVVLWVPPAAKTKGKKAAPAITKIGQLAGHRIGVVGRTQANVNLLKVILRQYGVDPAKVEIIQFPANEAAETIRNQKADAYLAAGPVNSKITADAITASARDGGTPKFLAIDSAEAIAQNHPAYEASDIPAGTFGGAPGRPEEEVKTISFSHHIVARRGIAESTIAIFTRQLFAIRQTLKNEFPLAAKIETPDTDKDATIPVHPGAAAFVDGEEKTFLDRYSDYIWWALMALSAMGSAGAWFAGYLKKDDRSINTSQRDRLLDMLTAARQCDSMEELDRMQSEADAILRDTLQCFEHGAIEQGTLTAFNIAIEQFHNAVADRKALLMSMPQNLQRASAQFRAAGNA, encoded by the coding sequence ATGACCGACGGCCCCCTTCTTTCGGAAAAGCCGGCCCCACCTTCGCCCCGCTCAGCGAAACGACGGCTGACCTTCGTCACGCTGGCCGGCGTGCTGGCCATCGTCGGTGCGCTGGTGGCCGGCTATTACTTTGCCATGCGGCCCGTGACCCTGCGGATCGCCGTCGGCCCGGCCAACAGCGACGACCTCAAGGTCGTTCAGAACTTGACGCAGGCCTTCAACAATCAGCGAAACAGCGTGGTCCGGTTGCGCCCGGTGCAGACCGATGGCGCGGTGGCGAGCGCCAATCTGCTCGGCGAAGGCAAGGCCGATCTTGCCATCATCAGGGGCGACCTCGATGTGCCGAAGAATGCGCTGGCCGTGGCGACGCTGCGCAAGAACGTCGTGGTGCTGTGGGTGCCGCCTGCGGCCAAGACCAAGGGGAAGAAGGCCGCGCCCGCCATCACGAAAATCGGCCAGCTCGCCGGGCATCGCATCGGCGTCGTCGGCCGCACCCAGGCCAACGTCAATCTGCTCAAGGTGATCCTGCGGCAATACGGCGTCGATCCGGCGAAGGTCGAGATCATCCAGTTTCCCGCCAACGAGGCCGCAGAGACCATTCGTAACCAGAAGGCGGACGCCTATCTCGCCGCCGGCCCGGTCAACAGCAAGATCACGGCGGACGCGATCACCGCCTCTGCGCGCGACGGCGGCACGCCGAAATTCCTTGCAATCGATTCGGCCGAGGCGATTGCGCAGAACCATCCCGCCTACGAGGCCTCCGACATCCCGGCCGGAACGTTTGGCGGCGCACCGGGCCGGCCTGAGGAAGAGGTCAAGACGATCAGCTTTTCGCACCACATCGTGGCGCGCAGGGGTATTGCGGAATCGACCATCGCGATCTTTACGCGGCAGTTGTTTGCGATCCGCCAGACGCTGAAGAACGAATTTCCGCTGGCCGCCAAGATCGAAACGCCCGATACCGACAAGGACGCCACCATCCCCGTTCATCCCGGCGCCGCCGCCTTTGTCGACGGCGAGGAAAAGACCTTCCTCGACCGCTACAGCGATTACATCTGGTGGGCCTTGATGGCGCTATCGGCGATGGGTTCCGCCGGCGCCTGGTTCGCCGGATATCTCAAGAAGGATGATCGCAGCATCAACACGTCGCAGCGCGACCGGCTGCTCGACATGCTGACCGCCGCCCGCCAATGCGATTCGATGGAAGAACTCGACCGGATGCAGTCGGAAGCCGACGCCATTCTGCGCGACACGCTGCAATGCTTCGAGCACGGCGCGATCGAGCAAGGCACGTTGACCGCGTTCAACATCGCGATCGAGCAGTTCCACAACGCGGTGGCCGACCGCAAGGCGCTCCTGATGAGCATGCCGCAAAACCTGCAACGGGCGAGCGCGCAATTCCGTGCTGCCGGCAATGCGTGA
- a CDS encoding response regulator, with product MDPASYDGMPSDVLVVEDDPIIALDFEDTILGFGVKTVRTAANVAKALDMIADRPPQFALLDVSLIREKSFAVAERLEALKIPFAFVTGCATDARLPARFVCKPRLPKPYSTDALQALLKNRGSRP from the coding sequence ATGGACCCCGCCTCCTATGACGGCATGCCCAGCGATGTGCTGGTCGTCGAAGACGATCCAATCATTGCGCTCGATTTCGAAGACACGATTTTGGGTTTTGGCGTGAAAACGGTGCGGACCGCCGCGAACGTGGCCAAAGCGCTCGATATGATTGCCGACCGGCCGCCGCAATTCGCGCTGCTCGATGTCAGCCTCATCCGCGAGAAGAGTTTTGCCGTAGCCGAACGGCTCGAAGCGCTGAAAATTCCTTTTGCTTTCGTCACCGGCTGTGCCACCGACGCCAGGCTGCCGGCGCGGTTCGTGTGCAAGCCGAGGTTGCCCAAGCCCTATTCGACCGATGCGCTGCAGGCGCTGCTGAAGAACCGCGGCAGCAGGCCATGA
- a CDS encoding alpha/beta hydrolase family protein — MHPPNLLFALVLVAALGVKAASAQPALGAQGAEGEPHRLQQWLVPAPDPVTAAHAVLFRPPGEGPFPLAVIAHASTQNVMRRAQMPQPEYRALAAWLVTRGFAVLVPERPGHGATGGKYLEDQGGCDEADYAKSGRVTADEIAAAVGFTRKQPFIRPEGMVVIGHSAGAWGALALAGEDPKNVAAIIAFAPGRGGHANDFPNRVCAPRSLMAAAGEFGKAARVKVTWLVAANDSYFSPAFSRQLVDAFRAAGGKTDFRVLQAHGSEGHWLVETGGGVKLAEPELDRALKARSRTPAAKR; from the coding sequence ATGCATCCGCCAAACCTGCTTTTTGCGCTGGTTCTCGTGGCCGCGCTCGGTGTGAAGGCCGCATCCGCGCAGCCCGCTCTTGGCGCGCAGGGTGCGGAGGGCGAACCGCACCGGCTGCAGCAATGGCTGGTGCCTGCTCCCGATCCTGTCACCGCGGCGCATGCGGTATTGTTTCGGCCGCCTGGCGAGGGACCATTTCCGCTGGCCGTGATCGCGCACGCCTCCACCCAGAACGTCATGCGACGGGCGCAGATGCCGCAGCCCGAATACCGCGCGCTCGCCGCCTGGCTGGTGACGCGCGGTTTTGCCGTGCTGGTCCCCGAGCGTCCGGGCCATGGCGCGACGGGCGGAAAATACCTCGAAGATCAGGGCGGCTGCGACGAGGCCGATTACGCCAAATCCGGCCGCGTCACGGCGGATGAGATCGCCGCCGCGGTCGGCTTCACACGCAAGCAACCCTTCATCCGCCCCGAGGGCATGGTCGTGATCGGCCATTCGGCCGGCGCCTGGGGCGCGCTGGCGCTGGCCGGCGAGGATCCGAAAAACGTCGCCGCCATCATCGCGTTCGCGCCGGGGCGCGGCGGGCATGCCAATGATTTTCCCAACCGGGTCTGTGCGCCGCGTTCGCTGATGGCCGCTGCGGGCGAATTCGGCAAGGCCGCGCGCGTCAAGGTGACCTGGCTGGTGGCCGCCAATGACAGCTACTTTTCGCCCGCATTCTCGCGTCAACTGGTCGATGCGTTTCGTGCCGCCGGCGGCAAGACGGATTTTCGCGTGCTCCAGGCCCATGGCAGCGAAGGCCACTGGCTGGTGGAAACCGGAGGTGGTGTAAAGCTTGCCGAACCTGAACTCGATCGCGCCTTGAAGGCGCGATCCCGGACCCCGGCGGCCAAGCGATGA